One window of Quercus robur chromosome 12, dhQueRobu3.1, whole genome shotgun sequence genomic DNA carries:
- the LOC126709589 gene encoding elicitor-responsive protein 3, translated as MPRGTIEVLLVSAKGLENTDFLNDMDPYVILICRSQEQKSSVASGKGTQPEWNESFVFTISDGASELTLKIMDSDTGSADDIVGEATVPLEPLFLEGSLPPTAYNVVKDQEFRGEIRVGLTFTPEERHDREFRVEEETYGGWKQSAYTD; from the exons ATGCCTCGAGGGACAATTGAAGTTCTTCTTGTTAGTGCTAAGGGACTTGAAAACACCGACTTTCTCA ATGACATGGATCCTTATGTCATTCTCATTTGCCGCAGTCAGGAGCAAAAAAGCAGTGTTGCATCAG GAAAAGGGACACAGCCAGAGTGGAACGAGAGTTTTGTCTTTACCATTTCGGATGGTGCTTCAGAACTCACACTGAAAATAATGGACAGTGATACTGGTTCTGCAGACGATATTGTAGGAGAAGCAAC CGTTCCACTAGAGCCGTTGTTTTTGGAAGGAAGCCTCCCTCCAACAGCATACAATGTAGTTAAGGACCAAGAGTTTCGTGGAGAGATTAGGGTGGGCCTCACTTTCACTCCTGAG GAACGTCATGACCGGGAGTTCCGTGTGGAAGAGGAAACCTACGGTGGATGGAAACAATCTGCATATACAGACTGA